GTGAGAGGTCCCCACCCCGGCACCGACCCTGGTCCCCGACCGCAGCACCACCCGTCCGACCGAGGAGTCCCCATGCTCTCCAGCACGCCCCGCAGCTTCATCGGCTCGACGACCTTCACCGTCACCGGCATGACCTGCGAGCACTGCCGGCGCGCGGTCACCGAGGAGATCTCGGGCGTCGACGGCGTCGAGTCGGTCCGCGTCGACCTGGCCACCGGCTCGGTCACCGTCACCGCCGCCCGACCCGTCGACCGCGCCGACATCGCCGCCGCCGTCGACGAGGCCGGCTACGCCCTCGTCCCGTGACCCCCGCCCGACCCGATCCCTACCGGAGGCCCGCCGTGTCCAGCACCGTCCCCACCCAGACCGCGACCGCCGCGCACCCCGAGCCCGCGCCACACACCGCACACCACCTCAGCGCGGGGAAGTTCGCCCGGCACTTCGCCGAGATGGTCGTGGCGATGGCCGTCGGCATGGTGGCGCTGCACCCGGTGTGGACGTTCGTCCTCGACGCCCTCGGTGCCGCCGAGCTGATGCGCAACCCGTACACGGGCGCGCTGATCATGGCCACGAACATGACCGTCGCCATGTCCGCGTGGATGAAGGTCCGCGGCCACCGCTGGCGGCCGATCGCCGAGATGGGCGCGGCGATGTACCTGCCGTTCCTGGTGCTGTTCGTGCCGTTCGCGCTCGGGCTCGTCGACGAGGGCGCCCTGCTGCTCTGGGGCCACGTCCTCATGCTCCCGGCGATGGCCGCGGCGATGCTGCTGCGCCCGCACGAGTACGCCTCCTGCTGAGGCCGACCGCGGCGGCGGGAGCCGTCCCAGCCGTACCCGCCGCCGCGACCGCCCCGACCGGCGCCGACGCGGCCGCCCGGGGCCGACCCCGCCGTCCGGCGAACCCGGTGGTTCTCCCGGTCCGAGCCGGGAGCCCGCCGCCGAGCATCGGTCCCACCCAGGACCACGTCCGACCAGGAGATCCGCCATGACGACGACCGCGCCGCCGCCCGCGGCGACCGAGGCCACCACCGCGTGCACGCTGGAGATCGGTGGCATGACCTGCGCCTCGTGCGTGGGCCGGGTGGAGAAGGCCCTCGACCGGGTGGACGGCGTGTCCGCCGCGGAGGTCAACCTGGCCACCGAGGTCGCCACCGTCCGCTTCGACCCGTGGCAGGTGGGCCTCGACGAGCTCACTGCCGCGGTGGCCCGTGCCGGCTACACCGCGACCCCGCGCCGCGAGGCCCAGCCGGCGACCGCGCCGGCCGAGGTCCCCGACGCCCACGACGACGACCACCTGACCGCGCTGAAGCGCAAGTGGCAGGTCACCCTCGCCGTCGGGCTCGGGCTGATGGTCCTGATGTACGTGCCGCTGTACCTGGACACGATGGACTGGCTGATGCCGCGATCCTCGTGGTCGCGACCGTCGTGCAGTCCTGGGCCGGCCGCGACGTCTACCGCGCCGCGTGGACGGCGGCCCGGCACCGGTCGACGAACATGAACACCCTCGTCGCGCTGGGCACCGGGGTCGCCTACCTCTACAGCGCGTTCGTCACCCTGTGGCCCGCCGCGGCCGAGCGCTGGGGACTGCCGCTGCACGTCTACTTCGAGACGTCGCTGGTCATCCTCGCGCTCGTCCTGGCCGGGCGGTGGATGGAGGGCCGGGCCAAGAAGCGCACGGCCGCCGCCATCACCGCGCTGGTGGGCCTGGCCCCGAAGACCGCGCGGGTGCTGCGCGACGGCAGCGAGGTCGACGTCCCGGTCGAGCAGGTCGTCGTCGGCGACCTGGTGCGGGTGCGGCCGGGGGAGAAGGTGCCGGTCGACGGCGTCGTCACCGACGGCGACACCGCGGTCGACGAGAGCATGCTGACCGGCGAGAGCCTGCCGGTGGACAAGGCGGCCGGCGACACGGTCATCGGCGCGACGCTCAACCGCACCGGCACGGTGGTGCTGCGGGCCACCGCGGTCGGTGAGGACACCGCGCTGGCGCAGATCGTCCGCCTGGTCGAGGACGCGCAGGGCGCGAAGGTGCCGATGCAGCGCCTCGCCGACCGGGTCTCGGCCTGGTTCGTCCCGATCGTGCTGCTGCTGGCCGCGGCGACGTTCGTCGCGTGGGCGCTGCTCGGCCCGGACACCGGCCGGCTCACGATGGCGATCACCACCACGATCGCCGTGCTGATCATCGCCTGCCCGTGCGCGCTGGGCCTGGCCACCCGACCGCGGTCATGGTCGGCACCGGGCGGGCCGCCGAGCTGGGCATCCTCATCGGCAACGGCGACGCGCTGGAGACCGCCCGCCGGGTCACCGCCGTCGTCCTGGACAAGACCGGCACCATCACCCGCGGGAAGCCGTCACTGACCGCGGTGACCACCGCCGGCGGCTGGACCGAGGACGACGTACTGACCCTGGTCGCCGGCGCGGAGACCGGCAGCGAGCACCCCGTCGCCGAGGCGATCGTCGCCGCCGCCACCGCCCGCGGGCTGCGCCGGCCTCCGCTGGACTCCTTCGACGCCGTCCCCGGCCACGGCATCGACGCCGTCGTCGACGGCCGGCACGTGCTGGCCGGCAACCGGGCGCTGATGGACGCGCGGGGCGTGGACGTGTCCGTGCTGGCCGGCGCCGCCGCCGGTGCGGCCGCGGCCGGGCAGACCCCGATGTTCGTCGCCGTCGACGGGCGTCCCGCCGCGACGATCGCCGTCGCGGACACGGTCAAGCCCGAGTCCGCCGAGGCCGTCGCCCAGCTGCACGCGCTGGGCGTGCAGGTGTGGATGCTGACCGGGGACGACGCCGCCACCGCCCGGGCGATCGCCGACCAGGTGGGCATCGAGCACGTGCTCGCCGAGGTGCTGCCGGCCCAGAAGGCGGCGGAGGTCCGCCGGCTGCAGGAGCAGGGGCACGTCGTCGCGATGGCCGGCGACGGCGTCAACGACGCCGCGGCCCTGTCGGCGGCCGACGTCGGCATCGCGATCGGCACCGGCGCGGACGTCGCCGTCGCTGCCTCCGACGTCACCCTCGTCGGCGGCGACCTGCGCGGCATCGTCTCGGCCATCGCCCTGTCCCGGCGCACGGTGGCGACGATGAAGCAGGGCCTGGCCTGGGCCTTCGGCTACAACCTGCTGCTGATCCCGGTCGCCGCCGGCGCGCTGTACGCCTGGGACGGGCTGCTGCTCGACCCGGTGCTGGCCAGCGCGGCCATGGCCATGAGCTCGGTCAGCGTGCTGACCAACGCGCTGCGGCTGCGCCGGTTCCGCCGTCCGGCCACGGTGGCCGAGATCCTGCACCCGCCGGTGCGGGCGCGGATCGGCCAGTACGCCTACCTGACCGGGGTCGCCGTCGTCGCCCTCGCCCTCGGCGCCGGCCTGACCGCGGTCAGCCGGATGGACGCCGCCGAGCGCGGCATGAACGGCACGCTGGCGTGGGTGCAGGGCACCGGCATGCCGATGCGCCCGGCGATGAGCGAGATGATGACCGCCGAGGTGCCGCCGGCCGACGCTGCCGAGGCCGGGGTCGAGGTGCGGCTCGAGCTGCCCGCGCAGGTCCGGCCCGGCGAGTCCACGCGGCTGGTCGCCACCGTCGTCGACGCCGCCTCCGGCGAGCCCGTCGAGGACCTCACCCGCAGCCACGAGGCGTGGATGCACCTCATCGCCACCCGCGAGGACCTCGGCACGTTCACGCACGTCCACCCGCAGCCGACCGGCACCCCCGGGCAGCTGGCCGTCGACGTCACGTTCCCGACCCCCGGCCGGTACGTCGTCAACACCGAGTTCCGGCGGCAGGGCGAGATGGGCGACGTCCACCAGCGGCAGGTGGTCACCGTGGCCGGCACCGCTCCGGAGCCGGTGGCCCTGACCGTCGGGCCGCGCAGCGTGGTCGTCGACGGCGTGCGGGTCGAGCTCGAGGGGAGTGCGGTGGCCGGAGAGGTCAGCGACCTGGACCTCGTGCTCACCGACGCGGCGACCGGCCGGCCGGTCGACGACCTGCAGCCCTACCTCGCCGCCGCCGGCCACGTCGTGGTGGTGCGCGCCGACGGCGAGACCTTCGCCCACGAGCACGCCGAGGTGACCGACGACCGCGGCCGGCCGGTCTTCGCCCTGCCCGGCCAGACGTTCGGCCCCGAGCTCGACGTCCACGCCGAGTTCCCGACCGCCGGGACCTACCGGCTGTGGGCCCAGTTCCGCCTCGCCGGCGGAGACGTGATCACCGTGCCGTTCACCGTGCAGGCCGCCTGAGCCCCGCGGTGCCGACCCCCGCGAGCCGCGCACCGGCTCGTCGGGGGTCACGTCGCCGTCGAGCGCATGAGCCGTGACGAGGCGTTGACACCGCCGTGACGGAGCCCGGCCTAGCGTGGCGCAGCGGACGATCCACGCGAGCCGGGCACCCGCCGGGTGCGGCTCCCACCCGGGTCGCCGAGGGGACGTGGCCGCGGGCAGGTCCGGTGCACCGGATCACGGGAACGGGAACGGGAGAGACCGATGGCGAGCTTGATCGCGAGGGTCACGTCCGCCAGCACGCGGGCCCCGCTGGCCGACCTCCTCACCGCTCCCGTCGGGCTGGACGTGTGGGAGGTCGAGCCCGATCACCTGGTGGTCCAGGCCGACGAGGCCCAGGCCGCCCGGTTGCAGGCCATGGGGTACGGCGTCGAGCAGCTGCAGACGGTCGACCCCTATCTGTCGGCGTTCGCGACCGACGCCGCGGCGACCGGCTACCACACGGCGGCGAGCCTGGAGCAGGACCTGCGGCGCCTGGCCGACCAGCACCCGGAGATCGCCGAGCTGCACGAGATCGGGCGCAGCGTGGAGGGCCGTCCGCTGTGGGCCCTGCGCATCGGCGAGCGCCGGGGCAGCACCCGCAAGGTCGCCTTCCTGGGCTGTCACCACGCGCGGGAGTGGATCTCCGTCGAGGTCCCCTACCGGCTGGCCGAGCACCTGCTGCAGAACTCCTCGTCCGACCCGGTGCAGGGCTGGCTGCAGCAGGGCGAGGTCTGGGTCGCGCCGATGGTCAACCCGGACGGGCACGAGTACACGCAGACCCCGCCGAACCGGCTGTGGCGCAAGAATCGGCGCCGGAACCACGACGGCACCGTCGGCGTCGACCCCAACCGCAACTACGGCTACATGTGGGGCACGCTGAGGAACAACACCTCCAGCCACGTCCCCGCGGACGAGACGTACGTCGGCCCCCGCGCCTTCTCCGAGCCGGAGGTGCGCGCCGTGCGCGACCTGGTCGCCCGGGAGCTGTTCGGCGGCGTGCTCACCTACCACAGCTACTCGCAGCTGATCCTGTACCCGTGGGGCCACACCACCGAGCCGATCAGGGACGCGGCCGACCTGGGCGAGGTGCGCGACCTGGCCGAGGAGATGGAACGGTCGATCGCGAAGGTGCACGGCAGGACCTACACCGCGAAGCAGTCCTCGGGGTTGTACCTGACCGCGGGAGACACCACCGACTGGACCTACGGCGAGTACGACGCGGTGTCCCTCACCGTCGAACTGCGCCCAGCCACCTGGGAGGAGGGCGGGTTCATCCTGCCGGCCGAGCAGATCACACCGTGCTGGGAGGAGAACCGGCCTGCGGCACTGGAGTTCCTCCAGCGGGTCCTCCACCGGCCCCGGGACGGTGTGCGTGGGGACGGGTGAGGAGACGTGGATCGCCCGCCTGACGCCGGCTCCGGGCACCAGCGTCGCGGACCTGCTCGCCATGCCGCTGGGCCTCGACGTCTGGGAGCGCCACACCGACTCCCTCGTGGTCGCCGCCGCGGACGGGGACCTCGACGAGCTGGAACGGCGGCGGCTGGCGCGGGTCGAGCGCGTGACCACGACGGCGCAGTACCTGGCGCAGGAGCGGGATCGCCCACCGGCCGGGGACGAGGTCTGACGCCCCGGCCCCGCCGGCGTCAGGACGGCCGGCAGATGCAGCCCCTCGTGATCGCCCCCGTGAGGGTGGCGCGGCAGAACCGCAGTCCGATGGCGTCGTGGTCGGACGTCGCGTGCGGGCACGCGTCGCACGCGGGGCCACCCAGGGACGGGGCGTCGGTGCGCAGGCGGGGGAGGGCGGTGGGGGCCACGGGACGACGGCCTGACTCCGCCGGGACGGCGGTGTTGACGAGCGTCGGGTCCGGCACCGCCCGGGAGGCGGCGCACGAGGGGGACCGACGACCCCACGCTACGCCGGGCGCCGCGTCGTCCCCCTGCTCGACGGCGCCCGGCGCAGCGCGGGCGGTTACGGGCTCTCGGTGGGGTAGCCCTCCTCGTCCATCCGCCGGATCACCCGCGGGTCGAGCCGCCCCTCGCCCACGGCGGCGTCGACCTCCACGTCCACGACCGCGCCGTGCTCGTGCATCCACCGGTCGGCGCGCTGCTCGGCAGCCACGCCCTCCTGCGTCAGGTGGGCATCGCCGATCACCCTGCGCCGGACGAGGTAGGCCACCAGGACCAGCGCCCAGGCCAGCAGGCTGAGCAGCAGCTGCGACCGCGTGCTCTCCCGGACGAACATCAGCACCAGGATCGCGACGATCGAGGCCGCCGTGAGCAGCGTGAGGACGGGGAAGAACCACATCTTCACCTTGAGCCGCTCGGGCGGGATGGTCGGCCGCATCCGCAGCTCGGAGAGGCTGATCAGCAGGTAGACGAACAGGATGATCGCGCCGGAGGAGTTGAGCAGGAACAGGAAGACCGTCTCCGGCGAGATGTAGGCGGCGATCACGCAGAGGAACCCGACGACGCTGGACGAGAGGATCGCCCACGCAGGGACACCACGCCGGTTGATCGACAGCATCCGGCCGGGTGCCTCGTGCCGGGCGGCGAGCACGAACAGCATGCGGGAGGCCGTATAGAGGCCGGAGTTCAGGCAGGACAGGACGGCGGTGAGCACGACCGCGTTCATGATCTCGGCCGCTGCCGGGATGCCCATCTCCTCCATCGCGGCCACGTAGGGCGAGTCACCGAGCTCCGTGGAGTTCCACGGCAGGATGGTGGCCAGCAGGAAGATGGAGCCGACGTAGAAGATCAGGATCCGGAAGACGACGGAGTTGGTCGCCCGTGCGATGCCGCGCTCCGGCTCGTCGGACTCCGCGGCGGCGATGGTCGCGATCTCGGCACCGACCATCGAGAAGACCACGATGACGATGCCCGAGAAGAGCGTGCCGACGCCGTTGGGGAAGAGGCCGCCGTGCGCGGTGAGGTTCGAGAAGTCGAGGTCACGGTCCGGCCACAGCCCCAGGACGAACAGCGCGCCCAGGGCGATGAACGCGACGATCGCGAGGACCTTGACGCCGGCGAACCAGTACTCGAACTCCCCGTAGGAGGCCACCGAGAACAGGTTGGTCGCCGTCATGAGCACCATCAGGACCAGCGCCATGAGCCACAGCGGGACGTCGGGCAGCCAGCGCTGCAGGATCGCCGCCCCGGCCACGGCCTCGAAGCCGACGACGATGACCCAGAAGTACCAGTACAGCCAGCCGACGCTGAAGCCGGCCCAGCCGCCGAGGGACTGCCGTGCGTAGTCCGCGAAGGACCCGGTCGAGGGGTTGGCGACGGCCATCTCGCCGAGCATCCGCATGACCATGACGATCAGGACGCCGGTGATGGCGTAGGTGAGGAAGGCGGCCGGGCCGACCTCGCCGATGATCGCGCCGGAGCCGACGAACAGGCCGGCACCGATGACGCCCCCGATCGCGATCATCGTCAGATGCCGCTGCTTCAGGCCTTTCTGGAGGTCGCCGCCTTCGGCAGCAGGACCGTGGGCCATGTCCGCTCCTCTCGTCCTGGACGTGCGTCCGTGGGAGGGGTCGGAGGGCGTCAGCACCGGTCTCGGCTGAGTCGTGAGCATCCTGCTGCGGCAACCGGGGCACCGCCAGCCGGAGCACGTCCTGTCACGCGGTGTTCACACGGACCGCCTCCGTGGACCTGGTGGACGGGCCCGCTGCGTCCGGCGTCCCGCTCCGGGCATGCCCGACCGGCCGGCGCCGGGTGCCGCCCCGTGCTCGAGCAGCGGCCGGGTGCGCCACGGCACCAGCTCCGAGAGCGCGACGACGCTGGTGGAGCGCACCACGGCCGGCGAGCGGTTGAGGTCGACGAGGACCTGCTGCAGCTCCTCGTGCGAGCCGGCGGCCACCCGGCACAGCACGTCGCCTTGGCCGGTGGTGGCGTGCGCCTCCAGGACGGCGGGGATGGCCTCGAGGTCGCGCCGCACGTCGTCGATCGCGCCCTGGGCGATCTCCAGCGTCACGAACGCCTGGACGCCGAAGCCGGCCGCCCCGACGTCGACCTGCGGCCCGTAGCCGGTGACGACGCCGCTGGCGGCCAGCCGCTGCAGCCGCGCGGACACGGTGCCCCGGGCCACCCCGGTGACGCGGGCCAGCTCGAGGTCCCCGGCGCGGGGGTGGTCCTCGAGTGCGGCCAGCAGCGCCACGTCGAGCGCGTCGAGCGCCGTCCTGTCGGTCATCGGTCGTCCCCCTCGCTCGGCCCTGGGGTGGGCAGTCTGCCCAGCACCAGGGCTCGGCGCAGCAGCTTGGTGCGCAGCTCGCCCATCCGTCGCGGTACCACTTGCCCAGTCGCCGGTTGCGGGTGTGCGCTGCGGACGGCACCGCAGGGACCCCGGAGGAGGAGACGGGCATGAGCCTCGAGCAGGTACTCAACGACGAGGAGCGCCTCGCGCAGCTGGACGTCGAGCAGCTCCGGCAGCTGGTCGGGCTGGTCGAGTACGACGCCTCCGGCGACCCCTTCCCGGTCACCGGCTGGGACGCGCTGGTGTGGGTGGTCGGCAACGCCACCCAGACCGCCCACTTCCTCCAGTCGGCGCTCGGGATGGAGCTGGTCGCCTACTCCGGGCCGGAGACCGGCAACCGCGACTCCGTCTCCCACGTCCTGCGGTCCGGAGCGGCCCGGTTCGTCGTCACCGGCGCCTACGACCCGGCCAGCCCGCTGGCCGACCACCACCGCCGGCACGGCGACGGCGTCGCCGACATCGCGCTGTCCGTGCCCGACGTCGACCGCTGCGTCGCGCACGCCCGGGCGGCGGGCGCGACCGTGCTGGAGGAGCCGCACGACCTCACCGACGAGCACGGCACCGTCCGCCTCGCCGCCATCGCCACCTACGGCGACACCCGGCACAGCCTCGTCGACCGCTCCCGCTACACCGGTCCCCACCTGCCCGGCTACGTCGCGCGGACGTCGTCCCACCAGCCGCGTCCGGGCCGGCCGAGGCGGCTGTTCCAGGCCGTC
This region of Geodermatophilus bullaregiensis genomic DNA includes:
- a CDS encoding Lrp/AsnC family transcriptional regulator; its protein translation is MTDRTALDALDVALLAALEDHPRAGDLELARVTGVARGTVSARLQRLAASGVVTGYGPQVDVGAAGFGVQAFVTLEIAQGAIDDVRRDLEAIPAVLEAHATTGQGDVLCRVAAGSHEELQQVLVDLNRSPAVVRSTSVVALSELVPWRTRPLLEHGAAPGAGRSGMPGAGRRTQRARPPGPRRRSV
- the hppD gene encoding 4-hydroxyphenylpyruvate dioxygenase; protein product: MSLEQVLNDEERLAQLDVEQLRQLVGLVEYDASGDPFPVTGWDALVWVVGNATQTAHFLQSALGMELVAYSGPETGNRDSVSHVLRSGAARFVVTGAYDPASPLADHHRRHGDGVADIALSVPDVDRCVAHARAAGATVLEEPHDLTDEHGTVRLAAIATYGDTRHSLVDRSRYTGPHLPGYVARTSSHQPRPGRPRRLFQAVDHVVGNVELGAMDRWVDFYHRVMGFTNMAEFVGEDIATDYSALMSKVVANGNHRVKFPLNEPAVGRKRSQIDEFLDYYGGPGVQHVALATNDVLGTVDAMRAEGIEFLATPDSYYEDPELRARIGTVRVPIEELQRRGILVDRDEDGYLLQIFTKPVGDRPTVFFELIERHGSLGFGKGNFKALFEAIEREQERRGNS
- a CDS encoding cation transporter, with protein sequence MTTTAPPPAATEATTACTLEIGGMTCASCVGRVEKALDRVDGVSAAEVNLATEVATVRFDPWQVGLDELTAAVARAGYTATPRREAQPATAPAEVPDAHDDDHLTALKRKWQVTLAVGLGLMVLMYVPLYLDTMDWLMPRSSWSRPSCSPGPAATSTAPRGRRPGTGRRT
- a CDS encoding HAD-IC family P-type ATPase — encoded protein: MVATVVQSWAGRDVYRAAWTAARHRSTNMNTLVALGTGVAYLYSAFVTLWPAAAERWGLPLHVYFETSLVILALVLAGRWMEGRAKKRTAAAITALVGLAPKTARVLRDGSEVDVPVEQVVVGDLVRVRPGEKVPVDGVVTDGDTAVDESMLTGESLPVDKAAGDTVIGATLNRTGTVVLRATAVGEDTALAQIVRLVEDAQGAKVPMQRLADRVSAWFVPIVLLLAAATFVAWALLGPDTGRLTMAITTTIAVLIIACPCALGLATRPRSWSAPGGPPSWASSSATATRWRPPAGSPPSSWTRPAPSPAGSRH
- a CDS encoding M14 family metallopeptidase, with amino-acid sequence MASLIARVTSASTRAPLADLLTAPVGLDVWEVEPDHLVVQADEAQAARLQAMGYGVEQLQTVDPYLSAFATDAAATGYHTAASLEQDLRRLADQHPEIAELHEIGRSVEGRPLWALRIGERRGSTRKVAFLGCHHAREWISVEVPYRLAEHLLQNSSSDPVQGWLQQGEVWVAPMVNPDGHEYTQTPPNRLWRKNRRRNHDGTVGVDPNRNYGYMWGTLRNNTSSHVPADETYVGPRAFSEPEVRAVRDLVARELFGGVLTYHSYSQLILYPWGHTTEPIRDAADLGEVRDLAEEMERSIAKVHGRTYTAKQSSGLYLTAGDTTDWTYGEYDAVSLTVELRPATWEEGGFILPAEQITPCWEENRPAALEFLQRVLHRPRDGVRGDG
- a CDS encoding RGCVC family protein, yielding MPDPTLVNTAVPAESGRRPVAPTALPRLRTDAPSLGGPACDACPHATSDHDAIGLRFCRATLTGAITRGCICRPS
- a CDS encoding amino acid permease, whose product is MLTTQPRPVLTPSDPSHGRTSRTRGADMAHGPAAEGGDLQKGLKQRHLTMIAIGGVIGAGLFVGSGAIIGEVGPAAFLTYAITGVLIVMVMRMLGEMAVANPSTGSFADYARQSLGGWAGFSVGWLYWYFWVIVVGFEAVAGAAILQRWLPDVPLWLMALVLMVLMTATNLFSVASYGEFEYWFAGVKVLAIVAFIALGALFVLGLWPDRDLDFSNLTAHGGLFPNGVGTLFSGIVIVVFSMVGAEIATIAAAESDEPERGIARATNSVVFRILIFYVGSIFLLATILPWNSTELGDSPYVAAMEEMGIPAAAEIMNAVVLTAVLSCLNSGLYTASRMLFVLAARHEAPGRMLSINRRGVPAWAILSSSVVGFLCVIAAYISPETVFLFLLNSSGAIILFVYLLISLSELRMRPTIPPERLKVKMWFFPVLTLLTAASIVAILVLMFVRESTRSQLLLSLLAWALVLVAYLVRRRVIGDAHLTQEGVAAEQRADRWMHEHGAVVDVEVDAAVGEGRLDPRVIRRMDEEGYPTESP
- a CDS encoding HAD-IC family P-type ATPase; the encoded protein is MGNGDALETARRVTAVVLDKTGTITRGKPSLTAVTTAGGWTEDDVLTLVAGAETGSEHPVAEAIVAAATARGLRRPPLDSFDAVPGHGIDAVVDGRHVLAGNRALMDARGVDVSVLAGAAAGAAAAGQTPMFVAVDGRPAATIAVADTVKPESAEAVAQLHALGVQVWMLTGDDAATARAIADQVGIEHVLAEVLPAQKAAEVRRLQEQGHVVAMAGDGVNDAAALSAADVGIAIGTGADVAVAASDVTLVGGDLRGIVSAIALSRRTVATMKQGLAWAFGYNLLLIPVAAGALYAWDGLLLDPVLASAAMAMSSVSVLTNALRLRRFRRPATVAEILHPPVRARIGQYAYLTGVAVVALALGAGLTAVSRMDAAERGMNGTLAWVQGTGMPMRPAMSEMMTAEVPPADAAEAGVEVRLELPAQVRPGESTRLVATVVDAASGEPVEDLTRSHEAWMHLIATREDLGTFTHVHPQPTGTPGQLAVDVTFPTPGRYVVNTEFRRQGEMGDVHQRQVVTVAGTAPEPVALTVGPRSVVVDGVRVELEGSAVAGEVSDLDLVLTDAATGRPVDDLQPYLAAAGHVVVVRADGETFAHEHAEVTDDRGRPVFALPGQTFGPELDVHAEFPTAGTYRLWAQFRLAGGDVITVPFTVQAA
- a CDS encoding heavy-metal-associated domain-containing protein → MLSSTPRSFIGSTTFTVTGMTCEHCRRAVTEEISGVDGVESVRVDLATGSVTVTAARPVDRADIAAAVDEAGYALVP